The Styela clava chromosome 10, kaStyClav1.hap1.2, whole genome shotgun sequence genome window below encodes:
- the LOC120338033 gene encoding uncharacterized protein LOC120338033 isoform X1, with the protein MSYYSLSGTMKLRRNKVGVFPPDDDGGYGISRTGSTKKRSRKNRKKLDTKPDDEEMQYLSAVQCVVAFVTWFGKRLKKANNAVGLPCFFRYETKDSSSDQSCDFEPNENRNGRWYRKQKRRNCGEKYVKDNINKEAVRTTLNKILSGLKRKKKMNLNIRGAENRDKKHGRSLRTMMEIITSCFPKSDKLDKMKNKTMNNAFDSGGGGATCSPRTPSPEKVENKTMNDACDSGGGGTTCVPRTPLPAKSTDSGGKLVSAADDEPVGGRDGDEKSSVSTEKNEDESAAYDDDFFDSFDDSISADFSDFVTDVIDSAKGTVNPKAESGNSSDASSIAKNINDFVAEAIGSAKDNINKEEEEKRKREEFLQSMRLAMELREIAGEMAFNAICGAIVQLAHEKDENVGDDNVMNILSGYTASVEKNRTEKMCRGIAQSVVLDTMDIIRRKEEEKREITSILQKYKKKVPEPISLLPSPSEMIQISKTIQPFVAATRIEPEFSGTFAEFSAPFPTSNTIVRKTRKPVAFKSQMQVITREEEEELLRKATGKCPPSKDRKRQ; encoded by the exons ATGAGCTACTATTCGCTGTCGGGTACCATGAAACTTCGCCGGAATAAAGTGGGAGTCTTCCCACCAGATGATGACGGGGGATATGGCATATCACGTACCGGTAGTACCAAAAAGCGGAGTCGAAAAAATCGCAAAAAGTTGGATACA AAACCAGATGATGAAGAAATGCAGTACTTGAGCGCTGTACAATGCGTCGTTGCGTTTGTGACTTGGTTTGGTAAGAGACTGAAGAAAGCCAACAATGCTGTG ggcttgccatgtttctTCAGATATGAGACCAAAGATTCGTCATCGGACCAGAGTTGTGATTTCGAGCCTAATGAGAAC AGGAATGGAAGATGGTATAGAAAACAGAAGAGAAGAAACTGTGGAGAGAAATATGTTAAAGATAACATCAACAAGGAAGCTGTCAGAACTACTTTGAATAAAATTCTTTCCGGCCTGAAG AGAAAAAAGAAGATGAATCTTAACATAAGAGGAGCGGAGAACCGCGACAAAAAGCATGGAAGGTCTCTAAGAACTATGATGGAA ATTATTACATCATGCTTCCCAAAGAGCGACAAACTGGATaagatgaaaaacaaaacaatgaacaaTGCATTTGACAGTGGGGGTGGTGGAGCAACCTGTTCCCCACGCACACCTTCACCAGAGAAGGtggaaaacaaaacaatgaacGATGCATGTGACAGTGGGGGTGGTGGCACAACCTGCGTCCCACGCACACCCTTGCCTGCAAAA TCTACGGATTCAGGTGGCAAGTTGGTGTCTGCAGCTGATGATGAACCAGTGGGTGGTCGAGATGGAGATGAAAAATCGTCTGTT AGCACAGAGAAGAATGAAGATGAGAGTGCAGCGTATGATGATGATTTTTTCGATTCGTTTGATGATTCGATTTCTGCG GATTTCAGCGACTTCGTTACGGATGTCATTGATTCTGCAAAAGGCACCGTCAATCCTAAA GCAGAATCTGGTAACAGCAGTGATGCATCTTCGATCGCGAAG AATATCAACGACTTTGTTGCGGAAGCTATTGGCAGTGCGAAGGATAATATCAATAAGGAA GAAGAAGAGAAGCGTAAGAGAGAAGAATTTTTGCAGTCAATGAGACTTGCCATGGAATTG aGAGAAATTGCAGGTGAAATGGCTTTCAATGCAATCTGTGGAGCAATTGTTCAACTGGCACATGAGAAGGATGAG aatGTTGGTGATGACAATGTgatgaatattttgtctggATACACTGCGTCAGTAGAGAAGAATCGTACCGAG AAAATGTGCAGAGGAATTGCTCAGTCTGTGGTTCTGGATACGATGGATATCATTCGCAGAAAGGAAGAGGAGAAG CGTGAAATCACTTCAATTCTtcaaaaatacaagaaaaaggTTCCAGAACCGATTTCACTTCTACCTTCACCATCCGAAATG ATTCAAATCTCAAAGACCATACAGCCATTTGTCGCAGCCACCAGGATAGAAC CTGAATTCTCTGGAACTTTTGCCGAGTTTTCAGCTCCATTTCCAACTTCCAACACCATTGTTCGTAAGACAAGAAAACCAGTGGCTTTCAAATCTCAAATGCAGGTTATTACTCGCGAAGAAGAGGAAGAGTTACTGAGAAAGGCAACTGGAAAAT gtCCTCCCAGTAAGGACAGAAAGCGGCAATAA
- the LOC120338033 gene encoding uncharacterized protein LOC120338033 isoform X4 — protein sequence MQYLSAVQCVVAFVTWFGKRLKKANNAVGLPCFFRYETKDSSSDQSCDFEPNENRNGRWYRKQKRRNCGEKYVKDNINKEAVRTTLNKILSGLKRKKKMNLNIRGAENRDKKHGRSLRTMMEIITSCFPKSDKLDKMKNKTMNNAFDSGGGGATCSPRTPSPEKVENKTMNDACDSGGGGTTCVPRTPLPAKSTDSGGKLVSAADDEPVGGRDGDEKSSVSTEKNEDESAAYDDDFFDSFDDSISADFSDFVTDVIDSAKGTVNPKAESGNSSDASSIAKNINDFVAEAIGSAKDNINKEEEEKRKREEFLQSMRLAMELREIAGEMAFNAICGAIVQLAHEKDENVGDDNVMNILSGYTASVEKNRTEKMCRGIAQSVVLDTMDIIRRKEEEKREITSILQKYKKKVPEPISLLPSPSEMIQISKTIQPFVAATRIEPEFSGTFAEFSAPFPTSNTIVRKTRKPVAFKSQMQVITREEEEELLRKATGKCPPSKDRKRQ from the exons ATGCAGTACTTGAGCGCTGTACAATGCGTCGTTGCGTTTGTGACTTGGTTTGGTAAGAGACTGAAGAAAGCCAACAATGCTGTG ggcttgccatgtttctTCAGATATGAGACCAAAGATTCGTCATCGGACCAGAGTTGTGATTTCGAGCCTAATGAGAAC AGGAATGGAAGATGGTATAGAAAACAGAAGAGAAGAAACTGTGGAGAGAAATATGTTAAAGATAACATCAACAAGGAAGCTGTCAGAACTACTTTGAATAAAATTCTTTCCGGCCTGAAG AGAAAAAAGAAGATGAATCTTAACATAAGAGGAGCGGAGAACCGCGACAAAAAGCATGGAAGGTCTCTAAGAACTATGATGGAA ATTATTACATCATGCTTCCCAAAGAGCGACAAACTGGATaagatgaaaaacaaaacaatgaacaaTGCATTTGACAGTGGGGGTGGTGGAGCAACCTGTTCCCCACGCACACCTTCACCAGAGAAGGtggaaaacaaaacaatgaacGATGCATGTGACAGTGGGGGTGGTGGCACAACCTGCGTCCCACGCACACCCTTGCCTGCAAAA TCTACGGATTCAGGTGGCAAGTTGGTGTCTGCAGCTGATGATGAACCAGTGGGTGGTCGAGATGGAGATGAAAAATCGTCTGTT AGCACAGAGAAGAATGAAGATGAGAGTGCAGCGTATGATGATGATTTTTTCGATTCGTTTGATGATTCGATTTCTGCG GATTTCAGCGACTTCGTTACGGATGTCATTGATTCTGCAAAAGGCACCGTCAATCCTAAA GCAGAATCTGGTAACAGCAGTGATGCATCTTCGATCGCGAAG AATATCAACGACTTTGTTGCGGAAGCTATTGGCAGTGCGAAGGATAATATCAATAAGGAA GAAGAAGAGAAGCGTAAGAGAGAAGAATTTTTGCAGTCAATGAGACTTGCCATGGAATTG aGAGAAATTGCAGGTGAAATGGCTTTCAATGCAATCTGTGGAGCAATTGTTCAACTGGCACATGAGAAGGATGAG aatGTTGGTGATGACAATGTgatgaatattttgtctggATACACTGCGTCAGTAGAGAAGAATCGTACCGAG AAAATGTGCAGAGGAATTGCTCAGTCTGTGGTTCTGGATACGATGGATATCATTCGCAGAAAGGAAGAGGAGAAG CGTGAAATCACTTCAATTCTtcaaaaatacaagaaaaaggTTCCAGAACCGATTTCACTTCTACCTTCACCATCCGAAATG ATTCAAATCTCAAAGACCATACAGCCATTTGTCGCAGCCACCAGGATAGAAC CTGAATTCTCTGGAACTTTTGCCGAGTTTTCAGCTCCATTTCCAACTTCCAACACCATTGTTCGTAAGACAAGAAAACCAGTGGCTTTCAAATCTCAAATGCAGGTTATTACTCGCGAAGAAGAGGAAGAGTTACTGAGAAAGGCAACTGGAAAAT gtCCTCCCAGTAAGGACAGAAAGCGGCAATAA
- the LOC120338033 gene encoding uncharacterized protein LOC120338033 isoform X5: protein MSYYSLSGTMKLRRNKVGVFPPDDDGGYGISRTGSTKKRSRKNRKKLDTKPDDEEMQYLSAVQCVVAFVTWFGKRLKKANNAVGLPCFFRYETKDSSSDQSCDFEPNENRNGRWYRKQKRRNCGEKYVKDNINKEAVRTTLNKILSGLKRKKKMNLNIRGAENRDKKHGRSLRTMMESTDSGGKLVSAADDEPVGGRDGDEKSSVSTEKNEDESAAYDDDFFDSFDDSISADFSDFVTDVIDSAKGTVNPKAESGNSSDASSIAKNINDFVAEAIGSAKDNINKEEEEKRKREEFLQSMRLAMELREIAGEMAFNAICGAIVQLAHEKDENVGDDNVMNILSGYTASVEKNRTEKMCRGIAQSVVLDTMDIIRRKEEEKREITSILQKYKKKVPEPISLLPSPSEMIQISKTIQPFVAATRIEPEFSGTFAEFSAPFPTSNTIVRKTRKPVAFKSQMQVITREEEEELLRKATGKCPPSKDRKRQ from the exons ATGAGCTACTATTCGCTGTCGGGTACCATGAAACTTCGCCGGAATAAAGTGGGAGTCTTCCCACCAGATGATGACGGGGGATATGGCATATCACGTACCGGTAGTACCAAAAAGCGGAGTCGAAAAAATCGCAAAAAGTTGGATACA AAACCAGATGATGAAGAAATGCAGTACTTGAGCGCTGTACAATGCGTCGTTGCGTTTGTGACTTGGTTTGGTAAGAGACTGAAGAAAGCCAACAATGCTGTG ggcttgccatgtttctTCAGATATGAGACCAAAGATTCGTCATCGGACCAGAGTTGTGATTTCGAGCCTAATGAGAAC AGGAATGGAAGATGGTATAGAAAACAGAAGAGAAGAAACTGTGGAGAGAAATATGTTAAAGATAACATCAACAAGGAAGCTGTCAGAACTACTTTGAATAAAATTCTTTCCGGCCTGAAG AGAAAAAAGAAGATGAATCTTAACATAAGAGGAGCGGAGAACCGCGACAAAAAGCATGGAAGGTCTCTAAGAACTATGATGGAA TCTACGGATTCAGGTGGCAAGTTGGTGTCTGCAGCTGATGATGAACCAGTGGGTGGTCGAGATGGAGATGAAAAATCGTCTGTT AGCACAGAGAAGAATGAAGATGAGAGTGCAGCGTATGATGATGATTTTTTCGATTCGTTTGATGATTCGATTTCTGCG GATTTCAGCGACTTCGTTACGGATGTCATTGATTCTGCAAAAGGCACCGTCAATCCTAAA GCAGAATCTGGTAACAGCAGTGATGCATCTTCGATCGCGAAG AATATCAACGACTTTGTTGCGGAAGCTATTGGCAGTGCGAAGGATAATATCAATAAGGAA GAAGAAGAGAAGCGTAAGAGAGAAGAATTTTTGCAGTCAATGAGACTTGCCATGGAATTG aGAGAAATTGCAGGTGAAATGGCTTTCAATGCAATCTGTGGAGCAATTGTTCAACTGGCACATGAGAAGGATGAG aatGTTGGTGATGACAATGTgatgaatattttgtctggATACACTGCGTCAGTAGAGAAGAATCGTACCGAG AAAATGTGCAGAGGAATTGCTCAGTCTGTGGTTCTGGATACGATGGATATCATTCGCAGAAAGGAAGAGGAGAAG CGTGAAATCACTTCAATTCTtcaaaaatacaagaaaaaggTTCCAGAACCGATTTCACTTCTACCTTCACCATCCGAAATG ATTCAAATCTCAAAGACCATACAGCCATTTGTCGCAGCCACCAGGATAGAAC CTGAATTCTCTGGAACTTTTGCCGAGTTTTCAGCTCCATTTCCAACTTCCAACACCATTGTTCGTAAGACAAGAAAACCAGTGGCTTTCAAATCTCAAATGCAGGTTATTACTCGCGAAGAAGAGGAAGAGTTACTGAGAAAGGCAACTGGAAAAT gtCCTCCCAGTAAGGACAGAAAGCGGCAATAA
- the LOC120338033 gene encoding uncharacterized protein LOC120338033 isoform X2 yields MKLRRNKVGVVPQDDGERPRVSRTGSTRKWSRRNRKKLDTKPDDEEMQYLSAVQCVVAFVTWFGKRLKKANNAVGLPCFFRYETKDSSSDQSCDFEPNENRNGRWYRKQKRRNCGEKYVKDNINKEAVRTTLNKILSGLKRKKKMNLNIRGAENRDKKHGRSLRTMMEIITSCFPKSDKLDKMKNKTMNNAFDSGGGGATCSPRTPSPEKVENKTMNDACDSGGGGTTCVPRTPLPAKSTDSGGKLVSAADDEPVGGRDGDEKSSVSTEKNEDESAAYDDDFFDSFDDSISADFSDFVTDVIDSAKGTVNPKAESGNSSDASSIAKNINDFVAEAIGSAKDNINKEEEEKRKREEFLQSMRLAMELREIAGEMAFNAICGAIVQLAHEKDENVGDDNVMNILSGYTASVEKNRTEKMCRGIAQSVVLDTMDIIRRKEEEKREITSILQKYKKKVPEPISLLPSPSEMIQISKTIQPFVAATRIEPEFSGTFAEFSAPFPTSNTIVRKTRKPVAFKSQMQVITREEEEELLRKATGKCPPSKDRKRQ; encoded by the exons ATGAAGCTTCGTCGTAATAAAGTGGGAGTCGTCCCACAAGACGATGGCGAAAGACCTCGCGTATCACGTACCGGTAGTACGAGAAAGTGGAGTCGAAGGAACCGCAAAAAGTTGGATACA AAACCAGATGATGAAGAAATGCAGTACTTGAGCGCTGTACAATGCGTCGTTGCGTTTGTGACTTGGTTTGGTAAGAGACTGAAGAAAGCCAACAATGCTGTG ggcttgccatgtttctTCAGATATGAGACCAAAGATTCGTCATCGGACCAGAGTTGTGATTTCGAGCCTAATGAGAAC AGGAATGGAAGATGGTATAGAAAACAGAAGAGAAGAAACTGTGGAGAGAAATATGTTAAAGATAACATCAACAAGGAAGCTGTCAGAACTACTTTGAATAAAATTCTTTCCGGCCTGAAG AGAAAAAAGAAGATGAATCTTAACATAAGAGGAGCGGAGAACCGCGACAAAAAGCATGGAAGGTCTCTAAGAACTATGATGGAA ATTATTACATCATGCTTCCCAAAGAGCGACAAACTGGATaagatgaaaaacaaaacaatgaacaaTGCATTTGACAGTGGGGGTGGTGGAGCAACCTGTTCCCCACGCACACCTTCACCAGAGAAGGtggaaaacaaaacaatgaacGATGCATGTGACAGTGGGGGTGGTGGCACAACCTGCGTCCCACGCACACCCTTGCCTGCAAAA TCTACGGATTCAGGTGGCAAGTTGGTGTCTGCAGCTGATGATGAACCAGTGGGTGGTCGAGATGGAGATGAAAAATCGTCTGTT AGCACAGAGAAGAATGAAGATGAGAGTGCAGCGTATGATGATGATTTTTTCGATTCGTTTGATGATTCGATTTCTGCG GATTTCAGCGACTTCGTTACGGATGTCATTGATTCTGCAAAAGGCACCGTCAATCCTAAA GCAGAATCTGGTAACAGCAGTGATGCATCTTCGATCGCGAAG AATATCAACGACTTTGTTGCGGAAGCTATTGGCAGTGCGAAGGATAATATCAATAAGGAA GAAGAAGAGAAGCGTAAGAGAGAAGAATTTTTGCAGTCAATGAGACTTGCCATGGAATTG aGAGAAATTGCAGGTGAAATGGCTTTCAATGCAATCTGTGGAGCAATTGTTCAACTGGCACATGAGAAGGATGAG aatGTTGGTGATGACAATGTgatgaatattttgtctggATACACTGCGTCAGTAGAGAAGAATCGTACCGAG AAAATGTGCAGAGGAATTGCTCAGTCTGTGGTTCTGGATACGATGGATATCATTCGCAGAAAGGAAGAGGAGAAG CGTGAAATCACTTCAATTCTtcaaaaatacaagaaaaaggTTCCAGAACCGATTTCACTTCTACCTTCACCATCCGAAATG ATTCAAATCTCAAAGACCATACAGCCATTTGTCGCAGCCACCAGGATAGAAC CTGAATTCTCTGGAACTTTTGCCGAGTTTTCAGCTCCATTTCCAACTTCCAACACCATTGTTCGTAAGACAAGAAAACCAGTGGCTTTCAAATCTCAAATGCAGGTTATTACTCGCGAAGAAGAGGAAGAGTTACTGAGAAAGGCAACTGGAAAAT gtCCTCCCAGTAAGGACAGAAAGCGGCAATAA
- the LOC120338033 gene encoding uncharacterized protein LOC120338033 isoform X3: MSYYSLSGTMKLRRNKVGVFPPDDDGGYGISRTGSTKKRSRKNRKKLDTKPDDEEMQYLSAVQCVVAFVTWFGKRLKKANNAVGLPCFFRYETKDSSSDQSCDFEPNENRNGRWYRKQKRRNCGEKYVKDNINKEAVRTTLNKILSGLKRKKKMNLNIRGAENRDKKHGRSLRTMMEIITSCFPKSDKLDKMKNKTMNNAFDSGGGGATCSPRTPSPEKVENKTMNDACDSGGGGTTCVPRTPLPAKSTDSGGKLVSAADDEPVGGRDGDEKSSVSTEKNEDESAAYDDDFFDSFDDSISADFSDFVTDVIDSAKGTVNPKAESGNSSDASSIAKNINDFVAEAIGSAKDNINKEEEEKRKREEFLQSMRLAMELREIAGEMAFNAICGAIVQLAHEKDENVGDDNVMNILSGYTASVEKNRTEKMCRGIAQSVVLDTMDIIRRKEEEKIQISKTIQPFVAATRIEPEFSGTFAEFSAPFPTSNTIVRKTRKPVAFKSQMQVITREEEEELLRKATGKCPPSKDRKRQ, from the exons ATGAGCTACTATTCGCTGTCGGGTACCATGAAACTTCGCCGGAATAAAGTGGGAGTCTTCCCACCAGATGATGACGGGGGATATGGCATATCACGTACCGGTAGTACCAAAAAGCGGAGTCGAAAAAATCGCAAAAAGTTGGATACA AAACCAGATGATGAAGAAATGCAGTACTTGAGCGCTGTACAATGCGTCGTTGCGTTTGTGACTTGGTTTGGTAAGAGACTGAAGAAAGCCAACAATGCTGTG ggcttgccatgtttctTCAGATATGAGACCAAAGATTCGTCATCGGACCAGAGTTGTGATTTCGAGCCTAATGAGAAC AGGAATGGAAGATGGTATAGAAAACAGAAGAGAAGAAACTGTGGAGAGAAATATGTTAAAGATAACATCAACAAGGAAGCTGTCAGAACTACTTTGAATAAAATTCTTTCCGGCCTGAAG AGAAAAAAGAAGATGAATCTTAACATAAGAGGAGCGGAGAACCGCGACAAAAAGCATGGAAGGTCTCTAAGAACTATGATGGAA ATTATTACATCATGCTTCCCAAAGAGCGACAAACTGGATaagatgaaaaacaaaacaatgaacaaTGCATTTGACAGTGGGGGTGGTGGAGCAACCTGTTCCCCACGCACACCTTCACCAGAGAAGGtggaaaacaaaacaatgaacGATGCATGTGACAGTGGGGGTGGTGGCACAACCTGCGTCCCACGCACACCCTTGCCTGCAAAA TCTACGGATTCAGGTGGCAAGTTGGTGTCTGCAGCTGATGATGAACCAGTGGGTGGTCGAGATGGAGATGAAAAATCGTCTGTT AGCACAGAGAAGAATGAAGATGAGAGTGCAGCGTATGATGATGATTTTTTCGATTCGTTTGATGATTCGATTTCTGCG GATTTCAGCGACTTCGTTACGGATGTCATTGATTCTGCAAAAGGCACCGTCAATCCTAAA GCAGAATCTGGTAACAGCAGTGATGCATCTTCGATCGCGAAG AATATCAACGACTTTGTTGCGGAAGCTATTGGCAGTGCGAAGGATAATATCAATAAGGAA GAAGAAGAGAAGCGTAAGAGAGAAGAATTTTTGCAGTCAATGAGACTTGCCATGGAATTG aGAGAAATTGCAGGTGAAATGGCTTTCAATGCAATCTGTGGAGCAATTGTTCAACTGGCACATGAGAAGGATGAG aatGTTGGTGATGACAATGTgatgaatattttgtctggATACACTGCGTCAGTAGAGAAGAATCGTACCGAG AAAATGTGCAGAGGAATTGCTCAGTCTGTGGTTCTGGATACGATGGATATCATTCGCAGAAAGGAAGAGGAGAAG ATTCAAATCTCAAAGACCATACAGCCATTTGTCGCAGCCACCAGGATAGAAC CTGAATTCTCTGGAACTTTTGCCGAGTTTTCAGCTCCATTTCCAACTTCCAACACCATTGTTCGTAAGACAAGAAAACCAGTGGCTTTCAAATCTCAAATGCAGGTTATTACTCGCGAAGAAGAGGAAGAGTTACTGAGAAAGGCAACTGGAAAAT gtCCTCCCAGTAAGGACAGAAAGCGGCAATAA